The Armatimonadota bacterium genome includes a window with the following:
- the araR gene encoding GntR family transcriptional regulator produces the protein MSRRPVYLRIAEEIKAEWLTGARLRPGDRLPTQHELRKRYGASLPTIVRALGVLASEGLIRSRQGSGTYVAEVTPERRVRPVSTSFISFIAQLKDDWLSVRAFRGVERRAREHGYKLLTASASFSADHEARLIEEHLAAGAVGVVISPAVRERRHLAEDYMTRRWRDVPIVAIDMGQEYWDRPMVVFDNYRLGYDMTKALIQHGRRRIAFMHVSEEQLWNSVHERRQGWESALREEGIPIPPAYRGWPSPPRLETWVKGFDEDFGEITRELLSLDPVPDAVIAWEDHSAMQLIRALMEEGVKVPDDILVAGFDDHDATSYFYPRFPTSHPDFGRAGEIAVDIIHRILSGEPLRPRTYILPVPVIWRNPDDEVHPHHQPAKGSSHAGPVAAQPRMPENPLSVPPYP, from the coding sequence GCGCGCTTGCGTCCCGGCGACCGCCTGCCCACCCAGCACGAATTGCGGAAGCGCTACGGCGCCAGTCTGCCCACCATCGTCCGCGCCCTGGGAGTTCTCGCATCGGAAGGTCTGATACGCAGCCGTCAGGGGAGCGGCACCTACGTTGCCGAAGTTACTCCTGAGCGCCGCGTCCGTCCCGTCTCCACCTCTTTCATCAGCTTCATTGCCCAGCTGAAGGACGATTGGCTCAGTGTGCGGGCGTTCCGGGGTGTTGAGCGCAGGGCCCGCGAGCACGGATACAAGCTGCTGACCGCCAGCGCCAGCTTCTCAGCCGACCACGAAGCCCGCCTCATAGAGGAGCATCTTGCGGCCGGAGCCGTGGGGGTGGTCATCTCTCCTGCAGTCCGGGAGCGGCGGCATCTCGCTGAGGATTATATGACCCGGCGCTGGCGCGATGTGCCCATCGTGGCCATCGACATGGGGCAGGAATACTGGGACCGTCCCATGGTCGTATTCGACAACTACCGCCTGGGCTACGATATGACGAAAGCCCTCATCCAGCACGGGCGGCGCAGAATCGCTTTCATGCACGTCTCTGAAGAGCAGCTCTGGAACTCCGTGCACGAGAGGCGCCAGGGTTGGGAAAGTGCCCTGCGCGAAGAGGGCATCCCCATCCCACCCGCTTATCGCGGTTGGCCCTCTCCTCCGCGACTAGAGACGTGGGTCAAGGGTTTTGATGAGGACTTCGGGGAGATCACCCGCGAGCTGCTCTCGCTGGATCCTGTCCCGGACGCCGTAATCGCCTGGGAAGATCACTCCGCCATGCAGCTTATCCGGGCGCTTATGGAGGAGGGAGTCAAGGTCCCGGATGATATCCTGGTGGCGGGGTTCGACGACCACGACGCCACCAGCTACTTCTATCCCCGCTTCCCAACTTCCCACCCGGATTTCGGACGGGCAGGCGAGATTGCGGTGGACATTATCCATCGCATTCTGAGCGGCGAGCCTCTTCGCCCCAGAACTTACATCCTGCCGGTTCCGGTGATATGGCGTAATCCGGACGACGAGGTCCATCCGCACCATCAGCCTGCAAAGGGCTCTTCGCACGCTGGACCCGTTGCCGCACAGCCCCGCATGCCCGAGAATCCGCTCAGCGTTCCACCGTATCCCTGA
- the tilS gene encoding tRNA(Ile)-lysidine synthase, translating to MAELRVQPELTARGGWCTLPAEMDGPGFLELVLEDIRVRELIAPGDRVLAAVSGGADSVCLLRTLLDLAPAGRWEVFAAHLDHAMRAESGEDADFVRDLCDALGVRLITGRSRSLGPGSAEAAARNERLAFLRQAAKDAGCRVIATGHTADDRAETVLMNLLRGAGLRGLQGIAWRSGEFVRPFLGRSREAVRLHLEQLGQGWREDASNRNARFLRNRIRHSVLPLLEREVSPSVRESLLRLAEMAAEENAFLDAQAQELLNLLVQSSTGTGELFLDAAALRDAHPALARRAARLALERLTGGPRDVTFRMCQRVLSAARQPSPAEDIGLGVRVSSDARWLRLSRSRPVAEPEPFELELPKAGEVTTPGGWRIHVSEPDHAGDEPLRLTFQAGNRMLHVRNWRPGDRMRPKGLGAAKKLQDIFTDRHVPREDRKRVPLICAGEEILWIPGVAVSEQVAYGGADTLVAVCPPGGALPSWARRP from the coding sequence ATGGCGGAGTTGCGCGTGCAGCCCGAGTTGACGGCCCGGGGCGGGTGGTGTACCTTGCCAGCAGAGATGGATGGGCCGGGCTTCCTTGAACTGGTGCTGGAAGACATCCGGGTCCGGGAGCTGATCGCTCCGGGGGACCGGGTACTTGCGGCCGTGTCCGGCGGGGCTGATAGCGTGTGCCTGCTGCGGACGCTTCTGGACCTTGCGCCAGCCGGACGATGGGAGGTCTTCGCGGCTCACCTCGACCATGCGATGCGTGCCGAATCGGGAGAGGACGCAGACTTTGTCCGGGATCTCTGCGACGCTCTAGGTGTCCGTCTTATAACGGGACGATCCCGTTCGCTGGGTCCGGGCTCGGCGGAGGCGGCGGCCAGGAATGAACGGCTTGCGTTTCTCCGGCAAGCAGCAAAAGACGCGGGGTGCCGCGTCATCGCCACGGGCCATACCGCGGACGACCGCGCGGAGACCGTTCTCATGAATCTCCTGCGCGGCGCGGGACTGCGGGGACTGCAGGGAATCGCCTGGAGGTCGGGCGAGTTCGTCCGGCCGTTTCTGGGACGCTCTCGCGAGGCGGTGCGCCTGCATCTTGAGCAACTCGGTCAAGGGTGGCGCGAGGATGCCAGCAACCGGAATGCACGCTTTCTGCGAAACCGCATCCGTCACAGCGTGCTGCCTCTGTTAGAGCGCGAGGTATCCCCTTCCGTACGCGAAAGCCTCCTCCGGCTGGCCGAGATGGCGGCCGAGGAAAATGCCTTTCTGGACGCGCAGGCGCAGGAGCTCCTGAACCTTCTCGTTCAATCCAGCACTGGCACCGGGGAGCTGTTTCTGGATGCGGCCGCCCTTCGAGATGCTCATCCGGCTCTGGCCCGGCGCGCCGCGCGGCTGGCGCTGGAGCGTCTGACCGGCGGACCACGCGACGTGACCTTCCGGATGTGCCAGCGCGTCCTGTCGGCGGCCCGGCAGCCGTCGCCAGCAGAGGACATCGGGCTGGGTGTGCGCGTCTCGTCGGATGCCCGGTGGCTCCGTCTGAGCCGTTCCCGTCCCGTTGCGGAGCCGGAGCCGTTCGAGCTGGAGCTTCCCAAGGCGGGAGAGGTAACCACGCCAGGAGGCTGGCGCATCCACGTGTCAGAGCCGGATCACGCCGGCGACGAGCCTTTGCGCTTGACCTTCCAGGCAGGGAACAGAATGCTCCACGTGAGAAACTGGCGGCCGGGCGACCGGATGCGTCCGAAGGGGCTGGGCGCGGCGAAGAAGCTTCAGGATATCTTTACAGACCGGCACGTGCCGCGGGAAGACCGGAAGCGCGTCCCACTCATCTGCGCGGGGGAGGAGATTCTCTGGATTCCCGGCGTGGCTGTCTCGGAACAGGTGGCATATGGGGGGGCGGATACCCTGGTGGCCGTTTGCCCGCCCGGCGGCGCTCTTCCCTCGTGGGCGCGCCGCCCATGA
- a CDS encoding alpha/beta hydrolase, producing MPTLDLEGWKASYLDYGVGLPLVFIPGIEEYKESFDYQIRGLSDRYRVLAYDVREHEDGHAGDLSVLVEDLARLLDRLRLPGAVIAGHSFGSLIAQLFARTYPERTTALILISGFAKAPTQNPHTLLRYLGSGHMLEPESRWERLLIRLGLRKPEEPELEEHLAWVSKQAAKTSQATLRDRLTIVRQFDSRPWLERLWMPLLLIVGQYDRPPFLSAAQLLQHMTPDSVVEVVEGAGHFPHIERHDLTNAFVDEFLAARLTSLVD from the coding sequence TTGCCGACTCTTGATCTGGAAGGTTGGAAAGCGTCGTATCTGGATTACGGAGTCGGACTCCCCCTGGTGTTCATCCCCGGCATAGAGGAGTATAAGGAGTCTTTCGACTACCAGATCCGCGGGCTTTCGGACCGCTACCGCGTGCTGGCCTACGATGTCCGTGAGCATGAGGACGGCCACGCGGGGGATCTCTCCGTGCTGGTGGAGGATCTGGCCCGGCTGCTAGACCGCCTGCGCCTGCCGGGCGCTGTGATCGCAGGACACTCCTTCGGCAGTCTGATAGCCCAGCTGTTTGCTCGGACGTATCCGGAGCGCACGACCGCGCTCATCCTGATTTCAGGATTCGCCAAGGCTCCCACCCAGAACCCGCACACTCTTCTTCGGTATCTGGGCTCCGGGCACATGCTGGAGCCCGAGTCCCGCTGGGAGCGGCTGTTGATCCGCCTGGGGCTGCGCAAGCCTGAAGAGCCGGAACTGGAGGAGCACCTGGCCTGGGTCAGCAAGCAGGCGGCCAAGACGAGCCAGGCCACCCTGCGCGACCGGCTGACCATCGTGCGGCAGTTCGACAGCCGCCCCTGGCTGGAGCGCCTTTGGATGCCGCTGCTTCTCATCGTGGGCCAGTATGACCGCCCCCCGTTCCTCTCCGCGGCCCAGCTATTGCAGCATATGACTCCCGACTCGGTGGTGGAAGTGGTGGAAGGAGCCGGTCATTTCCCGCATATCGAACGCCATGACCTCACCAACGCGTTCGTGGACGAGTTCCTGGCAGCCCGGCTCACCAGCCTGGTGGACTGA
- the tatD gene encoding hydrolase TatD, whose protein sequence is MIDTHCHLYDPRFDEDIEETLGRARQAGVTGMLIAACDRETADRAERLAEAEALSLALGLHPHEASRSVEDKGWLEDIRARLLRCPAAAAVGEMGLDYHYTFSPPDVQRQVFRAQLELAKELGLPVTIHSRAAEEEVLDILEEAGPPPAGAVLHAFTGSEAAAKRALEMGLYIGVTGMITFRNAEDLRRIIATVPLERILLETDSPYLAPVPHRGKRNEPAFLIHVRDALADLLGVSAAEVQRITTENARRVFTRLRETI, encoded by the coding sequence GTGATAGACACCCACTGCCACCTTTACGATCCCCGTTTCGATGAGGACATCGAGGAGACGTTGGGCCGGGCTCGGCAGGCCGGCGTGACCGGCATGCTGATTGCGGCGTGCGATCGCGAGACTGCGGACCGCGCGGAACGCCTGGCCGAGGCGGAAGCACTTTCATTGGCCCTCGGGCTCCACCCGCACGAAGCGTCCCGGTCGGTGGAGGATAAGGGCTGGCTGGAGGACATCCGGGCGCGGCTCCTGCGTTGTCCGGCGGCGGCCGCAGTGGGCGAGATGGGGCTTGACTATCACTACACGTTCTCCCCTCCCGATGTGCAGCGTCAGGTCTTCCGGGCGCAGCTGGAGCTGGCGAAAGAACTCGGCCTGCCGGTCACCATCCACTCTCGCGCGGCGGAGGAGGAGGTCCTGGATATTCTGGAAGAGGCCGGCCCTCCGCCGGCGGGCGCGGTGCTTCACGCCTTCACCGGTTCGGAAGCGGCGGCCAAGCGGGCCCTTGAGATGGGACTGTACATTGGCGTGACAGGGATGATCACATTCCGCAACGCCGAAGACCTGCGCCGCATCATCGCCACCGTCCCCCTGGAACGCATCCTGCTGGAAACGGACAGTCCCTATCTGGCGCCGGTTCCCCACAGGGGGAAGCGGAATGAGCCCGCCTTCCTCATCCACGTGCGGGATGCGCTGGCAGACCTGCTGGGGGTGTCCGCCGCGGAGGTTCAGCGGATAACGACGGAGAATGCCAGAAGGGTGTTCACGCGCCTGCGCGAGACGATCTGA
- a CDS encoding GNAT family acetyltransferase — translation MAEWIVREMRGEDLADIMEVARLSLPADPMCPELFARRVFLDQNFSPATSLVAERGGRVAGFVTGFVRRYPIEDMPDDSNRSWITLFAVHPDARGCGAATVLFNHLEETLKEMGKSSVLVGPYVPNWWVPGVDEKEYPAAIEFLSKRGYSVVTRPLSMDSDLVAYRRPHWVSEKEKSLTESGVRFQDFRPELIPALFGFLKREFPGDWQRHLRATCQRILQGEYSPRQVQVATEDGEVVGFAHYEGERFGPFGTASAVRGRGIGAVLLCRSIEAMRENGLHNAYFLWTNDESARLYSSAAGFRESRRFALMKKELGG, via the coding sequence ATGGCTGAATGGATTGTCCGCGAAATGCGCGGAGAGGATCTGGCGGACATCATGGAGGTGGCGCGGCTCTCTCTGCCGGCTGACCCGATGTGCCCGGAGCTTTTTGCGCGCAGAGTCTTTCTGGACCAGAACTTCTCGCCCGCCACATCGCTGGTGGCGGAGCGGGGCGGACGTGTGGCGGGATTCGTGACGGGTTTTGTGCGCCGGTATCCCATCGAAGATATGCCGGATGACAGCAACCGGAGCTGGATCACGCTTTTCGCCGTGCACCCTGATGCGCGTGGGTGTGGTGCGGCCACGGTCCTCTTCAATCATCTGGAAGAGACCCTGAAAGAGATGGGCAAAAGTTCGGTTCTGGTGGGTCCGTATGTCCCCAACTGGTGGGTGCCCGGGGTGGACGAGAAGGAATATCCCGCGGCCATCGAGTTCTTGAGCAAGCGGGGATATTCGGTGGTCACCCGTCCTCTTTCGATGGACAGCGATCTGGTGGCCTATCGCCGACCGCATTGGGTCTCAGAAAAGGAAAAGTCCCTGACGGAGTCCGGTGTGCGTTTTCAGGATTTTCGCCCGGAGCTCATCCCGGCGCTGTTCGGATTCCTGAAGCGGGAGTTTCCAGGCGATTGGCAGAGGCACTTGCGCGCCACGTGCCAGCGCATCCTTCAGGGCGAATATTCTCCCCGGCAGGTGCAGGTGGCCACGGAGGACGGCGAGGTCGTGGGGTTCGCACACTATGAGGGCGAGAGGTTCGGTCCCTTCGGCACCGCTTCTGCGGTGCGGGGAAGGGGGATCGGGGCGGTTCTGCTTTGCCGAAGCATCGAAGCCATGCGGGAAAACGGACTGCACAACGCCTATTTCCTGTGGACCAACGACGAAAGCGCCCGGCTCTATTCCTCAGCGGCGGGGTTCCGGGAGAGCCGGCGCTTCGCACTGATGAAAAAGGAGTTGGGAGGATGA
- a CDS encoding sugar ABC transporter substrate-binding protein, whose amino-acid sequence MKSARLRAAAVAAVALLAAFQGGCSRAPEEGVVTLRLVLWGTAKDEASLNEMLQRFYRENPGVRVKLEITPHARVFDKLLISFAGGRAPDVSRVSSLWFYPLAAKGVLADLTPFIEQDRSFDLNDFYEAALDGWGRYGGRVHALPTDLDLTAMFYNKKMFDKAGIPYPDYSWDWKRYLEVCRKLTKDLDGDGRIDQWGTSLDGYWQSYVYQNGGSILNEDNTRCMLDRPEAYEAIQWMANLRLKWGVAPSPADTADVGLTGLWASGRLGMYFTGSWAAAMVFRDRVKDFDWDVAPVPKGRRRATFLGGSAFAMISSTKHPKEAWELVKFLTSPYVQERWAREYQIMPSRRSVAESGAFRDLKEPPEHRQVFIDAAQYGRTLPSVYSQREMNDIISNYISMALLGKMTAREACETVTPLVNDLLRYDRERERRTGR is encoded by the coding sequence ATGAAATCTGCACGCCTTCGGGCCGCTGCAGTCGCGGCAGTTGCCCTCCTGGCCGCTTTTCAGGGAGGATGCTCCCGCGCGCCGGAAGAAGGCGTGGTCACGCTCCGCCTGGTGCTGTGGGGGACGGCCAAAGACGAGGCGTCCCTGAACGAGATGCTCCAGCGCTTCTACCGTGAGAACCCTGGTGTGCGGGTGAAGCTGGAGATCACTCCCCACGCCCGCGTCTTCGATAAACTTTTGATCTCTTTCGCGGGCGGGCGCGCCCCGGATGTGTCGCGGGTCAGTTCTTTATGGTTTTATCCCCTGGCGGCGAAGGGGGTGCTGGCCGATCTGACCCCCTTCATCGAGCAGGATCGCTCCTTCGACCTGAACGACTTCTATGAGGCAGCGCTCGACGGCTGGGGACGATATGGCGGGCGGGTCCACGCTCTGCCCACGGATCTGGATCTGACCGCCATGTTCTACAACAAGAAGATGTTCGATAAGGCGGGCATCCCGTATCCGGACTACTCCTGGGACTGGAAGCGGTATCTGGAGGTCTGCCGTAAGCTGACAAAGGATCTGGACGGGGATGGCCGCATTGACCAGTGGGGCACATCGCTGGATGGCTACTGGCAGTCTTACGTCTACCAGAATGGTGGCAGCATCCTGAACGAAGACAATACCCGGTGTATGCTGGACCGGCCGGAAGCCTACGAGGCCATTCAGTGGATGGCAAACCTCCGCCTGAAGTGGGGAGTTGCGCCCAGTCCCGCGGACACGGCTGACGTGGGGCTTACCGGCCTGTGGGCCAGCGGGCGTCTGGGAATGTACTTTACGGGCAGTTGGGCGGCTGCCATGGTGTTCCGCGACCGGGTGAAAGACTTCGATTGGGACGTGGCGCCGGTGCCGAAGGGCAGGCGCCGGGCCACCTTCCTGGGAGGCTCCGCTTTCGCGATGATCTCCAGCACAAAGCATCCGAAGGAGGCCTGGGAGCTGGTGAAGTTCCTGACCAGCCCGTATGTGCAGGAGCGGTGGGCGCGGGAATATCAGATCATGCCCAGCCGCCGCTCCGTGGCCGAGTCCGGCGCGTTCCGCGACCTAAAGGAGCCGCCTGAGCACAGACAGGTCTTCATCGATGCCGCGCAGTATGGTCGGACCCTGCCGAGCGTGTATTCTCAGCGGGAGATGAACGACATCATCAGCAACTACATCTCCATGGCACTTCTGGGCAAGATGACGGCCAGAGAAGCCTGCGAGACGGTGACGCCGCTGGTGAACGACCTGCTGCGCTATGACCGGGAACGCGAACGCCGTACCGGTCGCTGA
- a CDS encoding GCN5 family acetyltransferase — protein MSVPLPADLILRPGRPGDEGDALAVFRTSVEHLAAGHYYPSQIRAWQGLLTAEDLRGAAEDGSLVVVEQAGSIIAFGRFVVSTGEVASVYVHPAFSGHGIGRILMEHFEQLARSAGRDRLFLRASLNALPFYLACGFREIGRVQHTGADGTCFECIQMEKALSPDS, from the coding sequence GTGAGCGTCCCGCTCCCGGCGGATCTCATCCTCCGGCCGGGCCGCCCTGGCGATGAGGGCGACGCGCTGGCTGTCTTCCGCACCTCGGTGGAACATCTGGCGGCAGGGCACTATTACCCCTCTCAGATCCGTGCTTGGCAAGGCCTGTTGACTGCGGAGGATCTCCGCGGCGCTGCTGAGGACGGATCGCTCGTTGTTGTGGAGCAGGCGGGTAGCATCATCGCGTTCGGGCGGTTTGTGGTCTCCACGGGAGAGGTGGCGTCTGTGTATGTGCATCCGGCTTTCAGCGGGCACGGGATCGGCCGGATCCTTATGGAGCATTTCGAGCAGCTTGCCCGTTCGGCAGGCAGGGACCGGCTGTTTTTGCGAGCGTCGCTGAACGCGCTGCCGTTCTATCTGGCCTGCGGATTCCGCGAGATTGGCCGCGTGCAGCACACCGGCGCTGACGGAACCTGCTTCGAGTGCATCCAGATGGAGAAAGCGCTATCCCCTGACAGCTGA
- a CDS encoding beta-N-acetylhexosaminidase, translating into MQQAALIPLPRSVEWTGNVTDFSRMAPRFRIVAPEMAESSFELAYEALARAVNELTGWTAEEFPVLEIVDDPEITAAGSPLEGAFGLLLTDIGEQFGEEGYRLTVGPGALVQANAPAGLFYGVQTLRQMLRFEGGRLTAPCCVIEDWPAFPWRGIMLDQGRNYQSPEFLRRQIDIASRYKLNVFHMHLTEYPGWRFETRAFPHLKTEPYYTQDELRELVEYAAARFINVMPEIEMPGHCTAFLDLMPHLKCTNDTMCMGCEELYSTLKTILEEVAEVFPSPYIHIGTDECEGGADCPRCQAKWEEISSQPDHPPTLMAYFISRMNEVVKELGRTTVTWNDQLDQGIPKDVVIHSWKMGSHAPSIAAMGYRVINSHSRDVYFDYGLAPEYVRRIYEWSPNEDVPLPVPGLLGGQGEAWHDPPVEDEWQIIEDLGFYPRLLALAERLWQGPEGRSVPFEEFEERLLGHRDRYFSRLPFPYPEQADNWKDRYKGWTHPRGIWRPPSQQ; encoded by the coding sequence ATGCAGCAAGCCGCGCTCATTCCCCTTCCGCGGTCCGTTGAGTGGACCGGCAACGTAACCGACTTCAGCCGCATGGCGCCTCGTTTCCGAATCGTGGCTCCGGAGATGGCGGAGTCGTCCTTTGAGCTCGCCTACGAGGCGCTCGCCCGCGCCGTGAACGAGCTGACCGGATGGACGGCTGAGGAGTTTCCCGTGCTGGAGATCGTGGATGACCCGGAGATCACGGCGGCAGGCTCTCCGCTGGAAGGCGCGTTCGGGCTTCTGTTGACGGACATCGGCGAGCAGTTCGGTGAGGAGGGATATCGTCTCACCGTCGGACCGGGAGCCCTGGTGCAGGCGAACGCTCCGGCAGGGCTCTTCTACGGGGTGCAGACGCTGCGGCAGATGCTGCGGTTCGAGGGCGGGAGGCTGACTGCTCCCTGTTGCGTCATAGAGGACTGGCCGGCATTTCCGTGGCGCGGAATCATGCTGGACCAGGGACGCAACTATCAGAGTCCCGAGTTCCTCCGGCGCCAGATAGACATCGCCTCGCGTTACAAACTGAACGTCTTTCATATGCACCTGACAGAGTATCCGGGCTGGCGTTTCGAGACCCGCGCGTTTCCTCACCTGAAGACGGAGCCTTACTACACTCAGGACGAGCTTCGCGAGCTGGTGGAGTATGCCGCCGCAAGGTTTATCAACGTGATGCCGGAGATAGAGATGCCCGGGCATTGCACGGCCTTCCTGGACCTGATGCCGCATCTGAAGTGCACAAACGACACGATGTGCATGGGCTGCGAAGAGCTTTATTCCACGCTGAAGACCATTCTGGAGGAGGTGGCGGAGGTGTTTCCGTCACCCTACATCCACATCGGCACCGACGAGTGCGAGGGGGGAGCGGACTGCCCCCGCTGTCAGGCCAAGTGGGAGGAGATCTCAAGTCAGCCCGATCATCCGCCCACGCTGATGGCCTATTTCATCTCTCGTATGAACGAGGTGGTGAAGGAGCTGGGACGCACGACGGTCACATGGAACGACCAGCTGGATCAGGGCATCCCGAAGGACGTGGTGATCCATTCCTGGAAAATGGGTAGCCACGCGCCTTCCATTGCGGCGATGGGATACCGCGTGATCAACTCTCACTCGCGGGACGTATATTTCGATTACGGCCTTGCGCCGGAGTACGTGCGGCGTATTTACGAGTGGAGCCCCAACGAAGATGTCCCCCTGCCCGTGCCTGGGCTGCTGGGGGGCCAGGGCGAGGCGTGGCACGATCCGCCTGTGGAAGACGAATGGCAGATCATCGAAGACCTGGGCTTCTACCCGCGCCTGCTGGCCCTTGCGGAGCGGCTCTGGCAGGGACCGGAAGGACGGTCTGTGCCGTTCGAGGAGTTCGAAGAACGCCTGCTGGGCCACCGGGATCGCTACTTCTCCCGGCTTCCGTTTCCCTACCCGGAACAGGCTGACAACTGGAAGGATCGCTACAAGGGATGGACGCATCCCCGTGGCATTTGGAGGCCGCCCTCTCAACAATGA
- a CDS encoding phosphate transport system regulatory protein PhoU, whose product MTVLRHTFEEQLTELQQDILRMSSVVEDMIRLSMHSLAHRDVDEARRAQEMDDIVDELNLKIENNCLHLLALQQPMARDLRVIAAALKIITDVERMGDYTVDIAKMSIRLVNAPASPSYAKLQRMSEVVIRMLRETLQAFVSHDLDLIQSMIAGDDEVDRLNREVHSEVLEQIQQNPSSAELGIGVILMSRFLERIADHCTNVGERVYYMQTGELRELHT is encoded by the coding sequence ATGACGGTTCTCAGGCATACATTTGAAGAGCAGCTCACGGAGCTCCAGCAGGACATCCTGCGGATGTCCAGTGTGGTGGAGGACATGATCCGTCTCAGCATGCATAGCCTGGCCCACCGCGATGTGGACGAGGCGCGGCGCGCGCAGGAGATGGACGATATAGTTGATGAGCTGAACCTCAAGATCGAGAACAACTGCCTGCACCTGCTCGCGCTGCAGCAGCCGATGGCGCGCGATCTGCGGGTCATAGCCGCGGCGCTCAAGATCATCACCGATGTGGAGCGGATGGGCGATTACACTGTGGATATCGCCAAGATGAGCATCCGCCTGGTGAATGCGCCGGCCAGCCCGTCGTATGCCAAGCTGCAGCGGATGTCCGAGGTTGTCATCCGGATGCTGCGTGAGACCCTGCAGGCGTTCGTCTCCCACGACCTGGACCTGATCCAGAGCATGATCGCAGGCGACGATGAGGTGGACCGCCTGAACCGCGAGGTTCACTCGGAGGTGCTGGAGCAGATCCAGCAGAACCCATCCTCGGCGGAGCTGGGCATCGGCGTTATTCTGATGAGCCGGTTTCTGGAGCGGATCGCCGACCACTGCACCAACGTGGGCGAGCGCGTGTACTACATGCAGACCGGCGAACTCCGCGAGCTGCACACCTGA